Proteins co-encoded in one Opitutus terrae PB90-1 genomic window:
- the ruvX gene encoding Holliday junction resolvase RuvX translates to MRCLGIDYGTRRIGLAYGDELGVATPLPALVEADPAKRWQSLLATARQRRVTDLVVGHPLNMDDTAGPKAKEAEAVAARLRTELAGVDVHLVDERLTSYEAEATISKTQRRAVRASGVIDSRAATLILQDFLDQRFPPPLPHPAE, encoded by the coding sequence ATGCGTTGTCTGGGCATCGACTACGGCACGCGCCGGATCGGATTGGCGTACGGCGACGAGCTCGGCGTGGCCACGCCTTTGCCCGCGCTGGTCGAGGCCGATCCGGCGAAACGCTGGCAGAGCTTGCTCGCGACGGCGCGGCAACGGCGCGTGACCGACCTCGTCGTCGGGCATCCGCTCAACATGGACGACACGGCCGGCCCCAAGGCGAAGGAGGCGGAAGCGGTGGCGGCGCGACTGCGCACCGAGCTGGCGGGCGTGGACGTACACCTCGTCGACGAACGGCTGACCAGCTACGAAGCGGAGGCCACCATCAGCAAAACGCAGCGCCGCGCAGTGCGGGCGAGCGGGGTGATCGACTCGCGGGCCGCGACGCTCATCCTGCAGGATTTTCTCGACCAGCGCTTCCCGCCGCCGCTGCCCCATCCGGCGGAATGA
- a CDS encoding HAD family hydrolase, protein MASPRYRHIIWDWNGTLLDDLDLCIEIMNGLLAPRGLAVLDRARHHALFDFPVRDYYRRLGFDTQRDPFERLSVDFIDVYDRRRWECRLHAEAEAMLRAARTAGISQSILSAYRQETLQEIVRHLGLADYFIRMIGLDNIYAHSKVELGRAWLQELGLPRDQVVLVGDTRHDHEVAQALEVDCVLVTWGHHSLEKLQTPGTRVVPNFSALATELGLAVTA, encoded by the coding sequence ATGGCCTCACCTCGCTATCGCCATATCATCTGGGACTGGAACGGCACGCTGCTCGACGATCTCGATCTCTGCATTGAGATCATGAATGGGCTCCTGGCGCCGCGCGGGCTCGCCGTCCTCGATCGCGCGCGCCACCACGCACTCTTCGATTTTCCGGTCCGTGATTACTATCGCCGCCTGGGATTCGATACGCAGCGCGATCCGTTCGAACGGCTGAGCGTGGATTTTATCGACGTCTACGACCGCCGCCGCTGGGAGTGTCGGCTGCACGCCGAAGCCGAAGCGATGCTCCGCGCGGCGCGCACCGCCGGGATTTCCCAATCCATCCTTTCGGCCTACCGTCAGGAAACGTTGCAGGAGATCGTCCGACATCTCGGACTCGCCGACTATTTCATCCGAATGATTGGACTCGATAACATCTATGCCCACAGCAAGGTGGAACTCGGCCGCGCCTGGCTGCAGGAACTCGGCCTGCCCCGTGACCAGGTGGTCCTGGTGGGCGACACCCGGCACGATCATGAGGTCGCGCAAGCGCTCGAGGTAGACTGCGTGCTCGTCACCTGGGGACATCATTCCTTGGAAAAGCTGCAGACCCCGGGCACGCGCGTAGTGCCGAACTTCTCCGCGCTGGCCACCGAACTGGGACTCGCCGTCACCGCATAG
- a CDS encoding bifunctional folylpolyglutamate synthase/dihydrofolate synthase: MPPSPNPESGRGAQPDAAAGFEAVAEYLCGLKAGGSKLGLDRMRLLAAELGHPERALRCVHVAGTNGKGSVAAMLEAILRAAGWRVGLFTSPHLVHVGERVQVNRQPLAPAEIVGYVRELDVLADRIAAREGPGDRPSFFEYMTAMALLQFGRQRCDIAVMEVGLGGEFDATNLVDPEMTVITSIGFDHCEWLGHTLEEIARAKAGIIKPERPVVIGRVPPAAETVIRARAEEMEARVISVREVYGENLAVYPETNLAGDYQRWNAATATLAARELDSRWRISERAIAHGLWHVRWPGRWQRVLVGGRRVILDASHNAEGASVLDANLARLRAETGRAPIVVVGVLGAERAQPLMAAICRHAGEVHLVVPNQPRASSYEELAALIPAGFPGRVARTTVAEIFPGGDHCALGGPDDSIVITGSIYLLGEVLPRIGAGTDAG; encoded by the coding sequence GTGCCTCCGTCGCCAAATCCTGAATCCGGCCGCGGCGCGCAGCCGGACGCGGCGGCGGGTTTTGAGGCCGTGGCGGAGTACCTTTGCGGACTGAAGGCGGGCGGTTCGAAGCTCGGGCTCGACCGCATGCGGCTACTCGCGGCCGAATTGGGCCACCCGGAGCGGGCGCTGCGCTGCGTGCACGTCGCGGGCACGAACGGCAAGGGCTCGGTGGCCGCGATGCTCGAGGCGATTTTGCGGGCCGCGGGCTGGCGCGTGGGTCTGTTTACCTCGCCGCATCTCGTTCACGTCGGCGAGCGCGTGCAGGTGAATCGCCAGCCGCTCGCGCCGGCGGAGATCGTCGGCTATGTGCGCGAACTGGATGTGCTCGCGGATCGGATCGCAGCGCGCGAAGGCCCCGGCGATCGGCCGAGCTTTTTTGAATACATGACGGCGATGGCGCTGCTGCAGTTCGGCCGGCAGCGGTGCGACATCGCGGTGATGGAGGTGGGCCTCGGAGGGGAGTTCGATGCGACCAACCTCGTGGATCCGGAGATGACCGTGATCACCTCGATCGGCTTTGATCACTGCGAATGGTTGGGGCACACGCTCGAGGAAATCGCGCGGGCCAAGGCGGGCATCATCAAACCGGAGCGTCCGGTGGTGATCGGACGCGTGCCGCCGGCGGCCGAGACGGTGATCCGGGCGCGGGCGGAGGAAATGGAGGCGCGGGTGATCTCCGTGCGCGAAGTCTACGGCGAGAACCTGGCGGTTTATCCGGAAACCAATCTCGCGGGCGACTACCAGCGGTGGAACGCCGCGACGGCGACGTTGGCGGCGCGCGAACTCGATTCACGCTGGAGAATCTCCGAACGGGCGATCGCGCACGGGCTGTGGCATGTGCGCTGGCCGGGCCGCTGGCAGCGGGTCTTGGTGGGTGGCCGGCGCGTGATCCTCGACGCGTCGCACAACGCGGAAGGCGCGTCCGTGTTGGACGCGAACCTGGCGCGGCTGAGGGCAGAGACCGGCCGCGCGCCGATCGTCGTTGTGGGCGTGCTGGGGGCGGAGCGGGCGCAGCCGCTCATGGCGGCGATTTGCCGGCACGCGGGCGAGGTCCATCTCGTGGTGCCGAACCAGCCGCGCGCGAGCAGCTACGAGGAACTCGCCGCGCTCATTCCGGCTGGATTCCCCGGGCGTGTGGCGCGGACCACGGTGGCCGAAATTTTTCCGGGCGGCGACCACTGCGCGCTCGGCGGACCAGATGACAGCATTGTCATCACTGGCTCGATCTATTTGCTCGGCGAAGTACTGCCGCGGATCGGCGCGGGGACGGACGCGGGCTGA
- the accD gene encoding acetyl-CoA carboxylase, carboxyltransferase subunit beta yields the protein MTHFDKPTYTVRKTRKKEIPQGVYTKDPVSGEAVFTKDIADNQMVVPASGHHFPIGARERLGYLLDPGSFVESNIEVRSADPLQFVDSAPYPARIKKYEKESGLPEAVVTGAGKIHGVPVSLAVMDFRFCGGTLGSAAGEKITRAIETAIAQKIPCIIFSTSGGARMQEGILSLMQMAKTSAALGRLAAARLPYISVLTHPTTGGVSASYATLGDVILAEPGALIGFAGPRVIKDTTKQTLPPGFQTSEFLLKHGLIDQIVPRTEMRERLHQILLALYVKQTPASASVAKS from the coding sequence ATGACGCATTTCGACAAACCGACCTACACGGTTCGCAAGACGCGCAAAAAGGAAATCCCGCAAGGGGTCTACACCAAGGACCCAGTGAGCGGGGAAGCGGTTTTCACCAAGGATATCGCGGACAACCAGATGGTCGTGCCGGCGAGCGGCCATCATTTTCCCATCGGGGCACGCGAACGACTCGGCTATCTGCTGGATCCAGGCTCGTTCGTGGAGTCCAACATCGAGGTTCGGTCAGCCGATCCGCTGCAGTTCGTCGACTCCGCCCCCTATCCGGCCCGAATCAAGAAGTACGAAAAGGAGAGTGGGCTGCCGGAGGCCGTCGTCACGGGTGCGGGTAAGATCCACGGCGTGCCGGTGTCGCTCGCGGTGATGGATTTTCGGTTTTGCGGCGGCACGCTCGGCTCGGCGGCCGGCGAGAAGATCACGCGCGCGATCGAGACCGCGATCGCGCAGAAGATTCCCTGCATCATTTTCAGCACCTCCGGCGGGGCGCGGATGCAAGAAGGCATCCTGTCGCTGATGCAGATGGCCAAGACGAGCGCCGCGCTCGGCCGGCTGGCAGCCGCCAGGCTGCCCTACATCTCGGTGTTGACGCATCCGACCACCGGCGGTGTGTCCGCCAGCTACGCGACGCTCGGCGACGTGATCCTCGCGGAACCCGGGGCGTTGATCGGTTTCGCGGGGCCGCGAGTGATCAAGGACACCACGAAGCAAACGCTGCCGCCGGGCTTCCAGACATCGGAGTTCCTGCTGAAGCATGGCCTGATCGATCAGATCGTGCCGCGGACCGAGATGCGCGAGCGGCTGCACCAGATTCTGCTCGCGTTGTATGTGAAGCAGACGCCTGCGAGTGCCTCCGTCGCCAAATCCTGA
- the truA gene encoding tRNA pseudouridine(38-40) synthase TruA: MLVALMAHPSSSEPRWKCVCAYDGGHFAGWQSQVSGASVQDAIEARLREMFGREVRIHGSGRTDAGVHALGQVFHFDAHWRHGPEKLLAALRARLPSAIQIKTVCAVTPEFHARFQASGKRYTYRLHLGDADPFTRPYSWPVFRPLDLAAMNAAAAVLRGRHDFRAFTALNGPARVDTVRDLRRLDVRRRGRVIRIIAEADGFLYKMVRSLVGVLVAVGEGKLTVHDVRAILASRQRTAVVQTAPPQGLFLVRVFYRPGRRSTAATTDVDNDE, translated from the coding sequence ATGCTCGTCGCGCTGATGGCCCACCCGAGCAGTTCAGAACCGCGCTGGAAATGCGTCTGCGCCTATGATGGCGGACATTTTGCGGGCTGGCAGAGCCAGGTCTCCGGCGCGAGCGTGCAGGACGCGATCGAGGCGCGGCTGCGGGAAATGTTCGGACGCGAGGTGCGCATTCACGGCAGCGGTCGCACCGATGCGGGCGTCCACGCGCTTGGGCAGGTGTTTCATTTCGATGCGCACTGGCGGCACGGGCCGGAGAAGCTGCTCGCGGCGTTGCGTGCCCGGCTCCCGTCCGCGATCCAGATCAAGACGGTTTGCGCGGTGACGCCGGAATTCCATGCGCGGTTCCAGGCGAGCGGCAAGCGCTACACGTATCGCCTCCACCTCGGCGACGCGGATCCGTTCACGCGACCCTATAGCTGGCCGGTCTTTCGGCCACTCGATCTGGCGGCGATGAACGCCGCCGCCGCCGTGCTGCGCGGCCGGCACGATTTTCGCGCGTTCACCGCGCTCAATGGGCCCGCGCGCGTGGACACCGTACGCGACCTGCGTCGACTCGACGTGCGCCGGCGCGGACGAGTCATCCGCATCATCGCGGAGGCCGACGGGTTTCTCTACAAGATGGTGCGCAGTCTGGTCGGCGTGCTCGTGGCGGTGGGCGAGGGCAAGCTGACGGTGCACGACGTGCGCGCAATTCTCGCCTCGCGGCAGCGGACCGCGGTGGTGCAAACGGCGCCGCCGCAGGGCCTGTTTCTGGTGCGGGTGTTCTACCGGCCTGGCCGCCGGTCAACCGCAGCAACGACCGACGTGGATAACGATGAGTGA
- the dgt gene encoding dGTP triphosphohydrolase has product MANRFYNAFDVETYGGERKTDYRNAFQIDRDRIIHAHAFRKLQSKTQVFLSGEYDFYRTRLTHSMEVAQIGRSICHYLFTRGAPLKPDFHIDGDLVEAVCLAHDLGHPPFGHSGERTLQELMVKWGGFEGNAQTLHLLTSTMYQNETSVRGMQPTRALLDGVLKYKKLFAEFPAPPPNHFLYDPQVAERTYVFGGRPIPAELMAGEKLNSFKSIECQIMDWADDAAYSLNDIVDGVKAGFLTYEKIETWAAGEPIDAARQALLDDLFDAIRADRLENVFSQKIGRFIRACRLRERDNFMAAKTNRYRFELIVSKEAENEALFFKKMANDIIFESPQLQQIEHKARRVMFELWEAVWRNYVEPRQRVIKILPPRVGRLIDAEATQRGKARQLCDYLAGLTDGMIVRTYRRLFDPVFGSIRDLS; this is encoded by the coding sequence ATGGCGAACCGCTTCTACAACGCGTTCGACGTCGAGACCTACGGCGGCGAGCGCAAGACCGACTACCGCAACGCATTTCAGATCGATCGCGACCGGATCATTCATGCGCACGCGTTTCGGAAGCTACAGTCGAAGACGCAGGTCTTCCTGTCGGGCGAGTATGATTTCTACCGGACGCGGCTGACCCACTCGATGGAAGTGGCGCAGATCGGCCGCTCGATCTGCCACTATCTTTTCACGCGGGGCGCGCCGCTGAAGCCGGACTTCCACATCGACGGCGATCTCGTCGAGGCGGTTTGCCTGGCGCACGACTTGGGGCATCCGCCGTTCGGGCATTCGGGCGAACGCACGCTGCAGGAGTTGATGGTGAAGTGGGGCGGCTTCGAGGGCAACGCGCAGACGCTGCACCTGCTGACGAGCACGATGTATCAGAACGAGACGAGCGTGCGCGGCATGCAGCCGACCCGCGCGCTGCTGGATGGCGTGCTGAAATACAAGAAACTGTTCGCCGAGTTTCCCGCGCCGCCGCCGAATCATTTTCTCTACGACCCGCAGGTGGCGGAGCGGACCTACGTCTTCGGTGGGCGGCCGATTCCGGCCGAGCTGATGGCGGGCGAGAAGCTGAACAGCTTCAAGAGCATCGAGTGCCAGATCATGGATTGGGCCGACGATGCGGCCTATTCGCTCAACGACATCGTCGACGGGGTGAAGGCGGGCTTCCTGACCTACGAGAAGATCGAGACGTGGGCGGCGGGCGAACCGATCGACGCCGCGCGGCAGGCGCTGCTCGACGATCTGTTCGACGCGATTCGCGCCGATCGGCTGGAGAACGTGTTTTCCCAAAAAATCGGCCGTTTCATCCGGGCGTGCCGGTTGCGTGAGCGCGACAATTTCATGGCGGCGAAAACCAACCGCTACCGATTCGAGCTGATCGTGTCGAAAGAGGCGGAGAACGAGGCGCTGTTTTTCAAAAAGATGGCCAACGACATCATCTTCGAAAGCCCGCAGCTGCAGCAGATCGAGCACAAGGCGCGGCGGGTGATGTTCGAGCTGTGGGAGGCCGTGTGGCGCAACTACGTCGAGCCGCGCCAGCGCGTCATCAAGATCCTGCCGCCGCGCGTGGGCCGGCTGATCGACGCCGAAGCGACGCAGCGTGGC
- a CDS encoding ComF family protein gives MSQWLRGLSDVVFPPLCVHCRGLVPSEAEFRHLCPACSAQLDYVRPPHCSTCGHPFYGVVEGERMCPHCEGLAPAFREGRTAVLLKGPARGLVHELKYHRGLQVLVDLERIFRRSPHVLELARGATLVPVPLHPRKLRERGFNQSEQIAQALLRAVDGAAHVRPLLRRTVDTVSQTQHDRRTRQLNLKNAFALASGAVISAADHYLLVDDVFTTGSTLNSCAQTLRRAGAVSLDVVTFGHG, from the coding sequence ATGAGCCAGTGGCTGCGCGGACTCAGCGATGTGGTGTTCCCGCCGCTTTGCGTGCATTGCCGCGGGCTCGTGCCGAGCGAGGCTGAGTTCCGGCATCTGTGTCCGGCGTGCTCGGCCCAGCTCGATTACGTGCGACCGCCGCATTGTTCGACCTGTGGGCATCCGTTCTACGGCGTGGTCGAGGGGGAGCGGATGTGTCCGCATTGCGAGGGTCTCGCACCGGCGTTTCGCGAAGGACGCACCGCGGTGTTGCTGAAAGGCCCGGCGCGCGGGCTGGTGCATGAGCTGAAGTATCACCGCGGGCTGCAGGTGTTGGTTGATCTCGAAAGGATTTTCCGGCGTTCGCCGCACGTGCTCGAACTCGCCCGCGGCGCGACGCTCGTGCCGGTACCGCTGCACCCGCGCAAGTTGCGCGAGCGTGGCTTCAACCAGAGCGAGCAGATCGCCCAGGCGCTGCTTCGCGCCGTCGACGGAGCGGCGCACGTGAGGCCGCTGCTGCGTCGCACCGTGGACACCGTTTCGCAAACCCAGCACGACCGCCGCACGCGGCAGTTAAATCTCAAAAATGCCTTTGCACTGGCTTCCGGCGCCGTCATAAGTGCCGCCGATCATTATCTCCTGGTCGATGACGTTTTCACCACTGGCTCCACGCTCAACAGCTGCGCGCAGACTCTCCGGCGCGCCGGTGCGGTGAGCCTTGACGTCGTCACGTTCGGTCACGGCTGA